The genome window ACGAAGCCGTTCCCTACTCCAGCCGTGTATGGGATATCCAAAATCTCGAGGAAATCAGCCTCCCTGTCACGGACGCTGTGTATTATGAGAGCAGCGAAGGGATAGCGCATTTTGATGATCAGGGGGCGCTCCGCGTCAGCCAAATCCTCATTGGGGAAAATGATGAAGCCAAATCACCCGATGTAGAATCCACCTCTGACGCCCTATTTGAGTACACCACACTGCAGCTCTCCTCTTCGGTACAAACTCCGCTCCAAGGCTTTTCACTCCCTGCTCCTGACGGATACCATCAGCATTATATTTCCCACAACGATCAATTTGTCCTATACGACGTACTCGAAGACAACACCCTCTTTTTATATTTACTGAATATTGCCACTGAGGAGACGAGACTCATCTGGCAGTCCTCTGACCTCACCGATACGTTAAACGCAGGGCTTACTGTTCATATTTTCTGCCAATGGGCGGAGGATGATTCGTCCTTCTTCTTTATGCCCATCTTTTCCATCACAGATGACCTATATGACGGCTATGTTGAAATAACGAAAGACTCTGCCGCCAATATTAACGGTGCCTCCTTATCCAGTGAGCTCCTTTTTGATTTCGGCCTTTCAATGGATGATACCTATGCCTATCTCTATCAGATGGCCTCCGAAGGGCTCACCAGTTATTATATAGGAGAGCATTTCCCTCTCTATCTTTTTAATGCTCAGCCCTCCGCCGTGTCTAACGCAGATGGGACCCGCTTTTTCATTTATTTCAATTCCCCGCAGGAGCCTTCTCTTGCCTATCACATTGATCTGCAAAATGGAATCAATTACTCCTTTTCTTTAAATGACTACCTGCCAGCCGAAATCAATACACTGGATCTGCACCCTGTATTTTATAAAGATATTTTATATCTGTATGCCTCCGGCATCGGCATCTTTGCCTTCGATATGGATGCCGGCACGGTGCTGCAGCACTATCACTTCAACGATCCCGTTCAGGCCTTTGTCATCTGCGAGGATACGCTCATCGCAGCCCAAAGCTCAGACACCTCCTCCAGCGGTGTTGACGTCACCGCCTACCTGCTTAATCAGGATATGCAGCAGTCCGTTCTGCTCTATCATACGGATTCACTTGATCCCTATATCCTGTATATGCATGTGGATGAATCCGGGGACTCTCTCCGTCTGCTTATCGAAATCACGACCAGCCAGGCCGGCGAATTTAGAAAACTGATTCTTCTTAACTTTTGAAATTTTACAAAGACTTTACAGTTTAGCGCTCCATCTGAAAAAACACCTCTTTATACTAAAAGCATCTTTTTTCAAAAACGATACTTTAAAATAAAGAGGTGTTTTATGTTGATGACTTCTCACAATCATGTTTACCAAAAGCAAGGGCATTTATTGCTCCGCCAAAGCGCCGTCCTGCATAATGTGGCGCAGATTCGCAGCCGCACCGACCGCACGCTCATCGCCGTGATCAAGGACAACGGCTACGGCACCGGCCTTTACAACGAATACGCTGCGCTCCGTCAGGCCGGCATCGACTTCTTTGCCGTCATCAACGCAGAGGAGGCCCGCCAGCTCCGCTCCTTTGGCTTTACCGGACAGATCCTGCTGCTCACTCCCGAATTTTCACTTGAAAATTGCTGTGATCTTCTGCAGCTGGACATCATCTTCATGCTCGGCAGCGCCGCTCAGGCCTCTCTGCTGCAAAGAGCCTCTCATATGACCGGCCTCACCGCACGCATTCATCTCAAAATCGACACCGGCCTCGGCCGCTACGGCTTCTCCTATCAAAATTTAAACGAGATCCCGCTCTCCCTTTTAAACGAATTCAGCCTAGAGGGCTGCTACACGCATGTTGCCAGCGGCACCGCCCATCTCAAAAGGCAGCTTACGCTGCAAAAACGGCGCTTTGATAATGCCCTGATGCATCTGCGGCTGGCCGGCCTTGATCCCGGTATGACGCATATGGCTGCTTCCCCTGCCTTCTTACTGCAGGGCGATATGGGCTATGACGCCGTACGCATCGGCAGTCTTCTTCTTGGCCGCTGCCCGCTGAAAACCTCTATGGATTTTCAGGATGCGGTATCCTTTCAGACCTATATTCTGCAGACCAGGCTCTACCCCGCCGGCGCCACCTTTAGCTACCGGGCCAAAAAGCTCCGCCGCGAGACTCTGGTAGGGCTCCTTCCCGTCGGCAACGGAGACGGCGTCTATACGCGCTCCAATCTCTCTGCTCTGCCCGTGCTTGCCTGCGGTCTTGACTTTACGCTTCTCGATCTCACCGGGTCGGACCTGCATGACGGCGATGAAGTCTCGCTGCTTGTCAATCCTCTGCTGATTCACAGCAATATGCCGCGACGCTTAGTCTAACAGCGCCTCGTAATCCGCCTGTGTAAACCGATGGTAAATCGTATGTTCCATTTCTTTTACCTTGCTGTGTAATAAGAATTTTACAACTGTTTTTATACCTGATGTTTAATAATCCATTGAAGCATATCATCAAAAGATAAGTTAGCTTCTTCATTTTGCAAGTATCTCATAGGCTTGCCTGTTCTTTGCAATTAACCGTTTGGAAATCGACATAATATCTTCATCTGATGCAATCTGTTCATTTTCCGCCTGACTGAATTCTACAATCAGATAACGAGGAACATTATTTTTTAAAATTACTGCTGAGCCGTTTTCATCTACCAAACGGGCTAC of Lachnospiraceae bacterium contains these proteins:
- a CDS encoding type II toxin-antitoxin system Phd/YefM family antitoxin, with the translated sequence MNINTNSLVSITEANQNFSKVARLVDENGSAVILKNNVPRYLIVEFSQAENEQIASDEDIMSISKRLIAKNRQAYEILAK